A window from Thermoanaerobaculales bacterium encodes these proteins:
- a CDS encoding glycosyl hydrolase-related protein produces the protein MRRAAVVLAAAAAAILAAGPAGAHDVYLMNSNHTDYNWNATAAQYDAAMLADLDYYLLQIAATAGNPPEEQSRYVPDCWWWLHLYQEHRSPAQFRQLLDAIRSGHITIPLNPFVTLYGALPTEAAIRAGYYPGRIAREFDLGFPLAEYRESATMPWGLASIWGGSDVRFSWKGICNCYQSAPLRNDDELFWWQGPDGKELLVKWYNLIGDNRDWGGYSEARLNLNDPARIDLNITRTQTRMPGIPLTGLFDAGWDEVGYQTTSFVDSAQGYNALGTGNTAIVSNGVDFFEALLSSGVADALNTLRGGWGSDWDMWPASLAGRTARARRAFERMRTAEALAVWAQRHDPNFWTPVRAGLEQGLFSAWKYFEHNWDVTAGGPSLAQMQDDKEAWASAFETAVDQSINAADTAISALFSTPSEDRVAVFNPLGFARTDIAEVAVPSPGPYVVTDVATGLEVPAQVIERGGARFLQLIARSVPSLGYKVFAYEPGTPGSFPPAATVTPGTRTIESALYRVRLGGRGQIVEAVHKAPSPDVQLAGANGLNDLGSGTIQSVVAENVGPVSATLRATLASPARTVRITLCSEVDRIDVQDTIDQNVSGFRTYSFHANLPGAQIRFEEVGAIARPGMVTEGGDYLPGTRASRMTLNHFVAFARPDYHLVLSNWDAFAMKLNDSTDSAFDLTGDTVHVVVMEQPTGAGTSDQGGDGFFLNRFALRGVAGAIDAPEAMRTALAHQNPLHVIALPRNQNGPLAAPSAGLLSVDADNVVVTAFKPAEDAWQGYVVRLWELGGEPTVVEIDGSSMGVLKAWPSSLIETDTGPAALAAGGVIQVPVDANEIQTFRLGDYLVFRSNLDNGGLGDWSSFVE, from the coding sequence CGGACTGCTGGTGGTGGCTCCACCTCTACCAGGAGCACCGCTCGCCGGCCCAGTTCCGGCAGCTGCTCGACGCCATTCGCTCCGGCCACATCACGATCCCGCTCAATCCCTTCGTCACCCTGTACGGCGCCCTGCCCACCGAGGCGGCGATCCGCGCCGGCTACTACCCCGGCCGCATCGCGCGCGAGTTCGACCTCGGGTTCCCGCTCGCCGAGTACCGAGAGAGCGCGACCATGCCCTGGGGGCTCGCCAGCATCTGGGGCGGCAGCGACGTCCGCTTCAGCTGGAAGGGCATCTGCAACTGCTACCAGTCGGCGCCGCTGCGCAACGACGACGAGCTGTTCTGGTGGCAGGGGCCCGACGGCAAGGAGCTGCTGGTCAAGTGGTACAACCTGATCGGCGACAATCGCGACTGGGGCGGCTACTCGGAGGCGAGGCTCAACCTCAACGACCCGGCTCGGATCGACCTGAATATCACGCGCACGCAGACGCGGATGCCGGGCATCCCGCTCACGGGCCTGTTCGACGCCGGCTGGGACGAAGTCGGCTACCAGACCACCTCCTTCGTCGACAGCGCCCAAGGCTACAACGCCCTCGGCACCGGCAACACGGCGATCGTGTCCAACGGCGTCGACTTCTTCGAAGCCCTGCTGTCGAGCGGCGTTGCCGATGCGCTCAACACGCTGCGTGGTGGCTGGGGCTCTGACTGGGACATGTGGCCGGCGTCGCTCGCCGGGCGCACAGCGCGCGCGCGCCGCGCCTTCGAGCGGATGCGCACCGCCGAGGCGCTGGCAGTGTGGGCGCAGCGCCACGACCCGAACTTCTGGACGCCGGTGCGGGCCGGCCTCGAGCAAGGCCTGTTCTCGGCGTGGAAGTACTTCGAGCACAACTGGGACGTGACGGCAGGGGGGCCGAGCCTCGCCCAGATGCAGGACGACAAAGAGGCCTGGGCCTCTGCTTTCGAGACCGCAGTGGATCAGTCGATCAATGCAGCGGACACCGCCATCTCAGCCCTCTTCTCGACGCCCAGTGAGGACCGCGTGGCGGTCTTCAACCCGCTCGGCTTTGCGCGTACCGACATCGCCGAGGTCGCGGTCCCGAGCCCCGGCCCCTACGTCGTGACCGACGTCGCGACCGGCCTCGAGGTGCCGGCCCAGGTCATCGAGCGGGGGGGCGCGCGCTTCCTGCAGCTCATCGCCCGAAGCGTGCCGTCGCTCGGCTACAAGGTCTTCGCCTACGAGCCGGGCACGCCTGGTTCGTTTCCACCCGCCGCGACCGTGACGCCCGGGACGCGCACCATCGAGAGTGCACTCTACCGGGTACGACTTGGCGGGCGCGGGCAGATCGTCGAGGCCGTGCACAAGGCGCCGTCACCCGACGTGCAGCTCGCGGGAGCGAACGGCCTCAACGACCTCGGCAGCGGGACAATCCAGTCGGTGGTGGCTGAAAACGTCGGGCCTGTGTCGGCCACGCTCCGCGCCACGCTCGCCAGCCCCGCGCGCACGGTGCGAATCACCCTCTGCTCCGAGGTCGACCGGATCGATGTCCAGGACACGATCGACCAGAACGTCTCCGGCTTTCGCACCTACAGCTTCCACGCCAACCTCCCGGGTGCGCAGATCCGCTTCGAGGAGGTCGGCGCCATCGCGCGCCCAGGCATGGTCACTGAGGGCGGTGACTACCTGCCAGGCACCCGCGCCAGCCGGATGACCCTCAACCACTTCGTGGCCTTTGCCCGGCCCGACTACCACCTGGTGCTGTCGAACTGGGACGCCTTCGCCATGAAGCTCAACGACAGCACCGACTCGGCCTTTGACCTCACTGGCGACACGGTACACGTGGTGGTGATGGAGCAGCCCACGGGCGCCGGAACCTCGGACCAGGGGGGCGACGGCTTCTTCCTCAACCGCTTCGCCCTGCGCGGGGTTGCAGGCGCAATCGACGCCCCCGAGGCGATGCGGACCGCACTCGCCCACCAGAACCCCCTCCACGTGATCGCACTGCCCCGCAACCAGAACGGCCCTCTCGCCGCGCCGTCCGCCGGCCTGCTCTCGGTCGACGCCGACAATGTCGTGGTCACAGCCTTCAAGCCCGCCGAGGACGCGTGGCAGGGCTACGTCGTCAGGCTGTGGGAGCTCGGCGGAGAGCCCACCGTCGTCGAGATCGACGGCTCGAGCATGGGAGTTCTCAAGGCCTGGCCGAGCTCACTCATCGAGACCGACACCGGCCCGGCGGCGCTGGCGGCGGGCGGCGTGATCCAGGTCCCGGTGGACGCAAACGAGATCCAGACCTTCCGACTCGGCGACTACCTGGTCTTCCGCTCCAACCTCGACAACGGCGGCCTCGGCGACTGGTCCTCCTTCGTCGAGTAG
- a CDS encoding BlaI/MecI/CopY family transcriptional regulator, with translation MTPEPHELSRRERQIMDVLYELGRATSAEIRERLPDPPSYSAVRAMLRILEDKGHLRHEQDGPRYVFIPTVPREEASESALRRVVRTFFDGSAESALTALIDLGVKDLDEQALRRLADRIAEARKEGR, from the coding sequence ATGACACCAGAGCCCCATGAGCTCAGCCGGCGCGAGCGCCAGATCATGGACGTCCTCTACGAGCTGGGCCGCGCCACCTCCGCCGAGATCCGGGAGCGGCTGCCCGACCCGCCGTCCTACTCGGCGGTGCGGGCGATGCTGCGGATCCTGGAGGACAAGGGCCACCTGCGCCACGAGCAGGACGGCCCCCGCTATGTGTTCATCCCGACCGTGCCGCGCGAGGAGGCGAGCGAATCGGCCCTGCGGCGCGTGGTCCGCACCTTCTTCGACGGCTCGGCCGAAAGCGCCCTGACCGCCCTCATAGACCTCGGGGTCAAGGACCTCGACGAGCAGGCGCTGCGCCGCCTGGCCGACCGCATCGCCGAGGCGCGCAAGGAGGGCCGCTGA
- a CDS encoding M56 family metallopeptidase yields the protein MELLLALALGSAKALLLLSIAAAGATLLHDKPARLRVVIWATALAGSLFIPVVTPVLPPLELPMLPNFAGELQPASGTNAPTAVEPTDAAHTGEALSAHGTSMPHFVAPADPGIQWSTLLLVAWAAGAGLTLSRLAVGYWRTRRLIRLSVPISDPEWLEDLARARRRVGLRRAVRMVITREVEIPATVGVVRPTVIVPQAAISWPRERREAVLLHELVHVSRLDWPLRLVARLARGCYWFNPLAWWAVRRLDLEQELACDEEVVALGTRPSVYACHLLGIAHAVARHPAPAVSGLEMARASHLEERIMSILETSNPRRIGRRVLAPAVVLIAAMVPALAAVAPTDAPRPATTSQLKRALEDIEAAEARMEPQLAKIEAIETEMAPSLEEIASLEVEIDDEAIAAIEAELQPYLERIEALELDMAPTEAEMEAIEARLQGLELHVDDGTLADIERQLREQLEPLEEELEQLHLSMAPALEQIAAIDREMEPIHERLEAMHEQLEPKHEELEKIHAAMEPFQERMEAVQRELEPIHEEMEELGERLEKAVAAEVEPVLREHLGSVADPQAPFTELAARIVDEGHVHVDGDLVTVEISTREARDILSGLLGPHRSGSQAAFDAAVEAAAAAVSHLEITAR from the coding sequence ATGGAGCTCCTCCTCGCTCTCGCCCTCGGGTCGGCCAAGGCGCTGCTCCTGCTGTCGATCGCAGCCGCCGGCGCGACGCTCCTGCACGACAAGCCGGCGCGCCTGCGGGTGGTGATCTGGGCCACCGCGTTGGCCGGCTCGCTTTTCATCCCAGTCGTGACGCCGGTCCTGCCACCACTCGAGCTGCCGATGCTGCCCAACTTCGCTGGCGAGCTGCAGCCCGCAAGCGGCACCAACGCGCCAACCGCCGTCGAACCTACGGACGCGGCGCACACCGGCGAGGCGCTTTCGGCCCACGGAACTTCGATGCCCCACTTCGTAGCACCTGCCGACCCGGGCATCCAGTGGTCGACCCTGCTGCTGGTGGCCTGGGCCGCCGGCGCCGGGCTCACCTTGTCCCGGCTCGCGGTCGGGTACTGGCGCACCCGGCGGCTGATCCGCCTCTCGGTTCCGATCTCGGACCCGGAGTGGCTCGAGGACCTCGCCCGAGCGCGGCGGCGCGTCGGCCTGCGGCGCGCCGTCCGGATGGTGATCACTCGGGAGGTCGAGATCCCGGCCACGGTCGGTGTCGTCCGGCCGACAGTGATCGTGCCCCAGGCCGCCATTTCCTGGCCGCGCGAGCGCCGGGAGGCGGTTCTGCTGCACGAGCTCGTCCACGTTTCCCGCCTCGACTGGCCGCTGCGGCTGGTCGCCCGGCTGGCTCGTGGCTGCTATTGGTTCAACCCGCTCGCCTGGTGGGCGGTGCGGCGCCTCGACCTCGAGCAGGAGCTCGCCTGCGACGAGGAGGTGGTCGCGCTGGGCACCCGCCCGAGCGTCTACGCCTGCCACCTGCTGGGCATCGCCCACGCGGTCGCCCGGCATCCCGCGCCCGCAGTCTCCGGCCTGGAGATGGCGCGCGCCAGTCACCTGGAGGAACGCATCATGAGTATTCTCGAGACATCCAACCCCCGCCGCATCGGACGGCGAGTGCTCGCACCGGCGGTCGTCCTGATCGCCGCAATGGTCCCGGCGCTGGCCGCCGTCGCGCCGACGGATGCGCCACGGCCCGCGACGACGTCACAGCTCAAGCGAGCGCTGGAGGACATCGAGGCAGCCGAGGCCCGGATGGAGCCGCAGCTCGCCAAGATCGAGGCCATCGAGACCGAAATGGCGCCCTCCCTCGAGGAGATTGCCTCGCTCGAGGTCGAGATCGACGACGAGGCGATCGCCGCCATCGAGGCCGAGCTGCAGCCCTACCTCGAGCGCATCGAGGCGCTCGAGCTCGACATGGCGCCGACTGAGGCCGAGATGGAGGCCATCGAAGCACGCTTGCAGGGTCTCGAGCTCCACGTCGATGACGGCACGCTGGCCGACATCGAGCGCCAGCTCCGAGAGCAGCTCGAGCCGCTGGAGGAGGAGCTCGAGCAGCTCCACCTCTCGATGGCTCCCGCGCTCGAGCAGATCGCGGCCATCGACCGCGAAATGGAGCCGATCCACGAGAGACTCGAGGCCATGCACGAGCAGCTCGAACCGAAGCACGAGGAGCTGGAAAAGATCCACGCGGCCATGGAGCCCTTCCAGGAGCGCATGGAGGCCGTCCAACGCGAGCTCGAGCCGATCCACGAGGAGATGGAGGAGCTCGGGGAGCGCCTCGAGAAGGCGGTCGCCGCCGAGGTCGAGCCAGTGCTCCGCGAGCACCTGGGCTCGGTCGCCGACCCGCAGGCGCCGTTCACCGAGCTTGCGGCACGGATC